A section of the Labrus bergylta chromosome 21, fLabBer1.1, whole genome shotgun sequence genome encodes:
- the mrtfab gene encoding myocardin related transcription factor Ab isoform X10 has translation MIMLDTNHCLSFEPSPPGSPPMGDDIEKAGLAMDHDRHVYHSLKEVLQLKLLQRRTREELVSQGIMPPLKSPAAFHEQRRSLERARTEDYLKRKIRSRPERSELVRMHILEETSAEPSLQAKQLQLKRARLADDLNDKISHRPGPIELVHKNILSVTCTVHSPLAEGESSSLDEDSSDALSPDQLTNHDSPVSAVPQLSPPDTVTQNGDIPLTQFLTQRPPPPPPPPPPQVNGSDSSPFTKLTNGTTVPVTITNSRPSTGQVKSQSKTSSDRPSHRSKKAKDSKPKVKKLKYHQYIPPDQKADKEQPPAMDSSYAKLLHQQQLFLQLQILNQQQQHYNYHTILPAPPKPLTEQPPTTTSGPSPSRSAPTTTTPATFNQSGSARQSQTAVGGAKPVSLPANLDEFKVAELKQELKLRGLTVSGTKNDLIERLRNYQEQNGSNAAALKNGTSQPSHQVTTSAAGTVTSSPAITTTPEHQPDGGFRLSLSSLAQVVPGRVMRFGSTSSSPPVSPSPSERSLAGMSPDETSCNGDMFGEMVSSPLTQLTLHPSPQHPSNVAPLSQSLSNVKEEIQSSCSLSRPSPSSSQPPEPQPGVAMDTMDKDQMLQEKDKQIEELTRMLRQKQRLVETLRSQLEQGKMSGAIVIAGGDKSKTPRDVKLQTLIKASAIQPPVFPNGIVVKVKKEVEPEERMEGVTEEEQAKKPEQPMQCSQETLVRLQQIHRLQVQQAEQQKQTLQQSPTQKVAEAKTSPQKLQQQKKEAQILLHQQQQLQQLIIQQTQQKQLQAQQKLVQQKLAQQKLSQQKLQLLKQTQGQVQQKNQVQLKQVQVQIQKSPGNPVQQRKQLKAQHRRQQTAAVTTQQVTPVVINQQNGTQIHTQAISLDLLKANGAPTLVTDSNGNHYLIALTSNTPDGQNGVSSLAKTNGRITLQRLQSTPSKLPSTESKSKEQPEAEPVSQANKKGQKAGLHLDTNGSPQPSLSATAPPNLQPFFDDVSDSESQSSLLSSLKREEVCPPYDRHTLFTPPSPKPNTSLPAQRSKENGVNSQQMDDLFDILLKSGEISGFKSNPDPSLTPLSDPPSPASPPSPLHLSPPTPTQPLLSPQPSVGEPCTGSARLEDFLESTTGAPLLGVEPDGGLTLIDDLHSQMLSTHSILDHAPSPMDTSDLGFSPHSTGLDFGDPTLDSMDWLDISMVGSSGVGSGGSGGGRGGRGGEVAGDGDGGTSLTPLAPHTPPSVFSADFLDSTDLQLHWESCL, from the exons caCTGAAGAGCCCGGCAGCCTTTCACGAACAGCGGAGGAGTCTGGAGCGAGCAAGG ACCGAGGACTATCTGAAGAGGAAGATCAGGAGTCGACCTGAGCGCTCTGAACTGGTCAGGATGCACATTTTGGAGG AGACGTCTGCAGAGCCGTCCCTGCAGGCCAAGCAGCTGCAGCTGAAGCGGGCACGACTGGCCGACGACCTCAACGACAAAATCTCCCACAGACCAGGTCCCATTGAACTGGTTCACAAGAACATCCTGTCGGTTACCTGCACTGTGCACTCACCACTGG CTGAAGGAGAGAGCTCGTCTTTAGATGAAGACAGCAGCGACGCACTTTCCCCGGACCAGCTAACCAATCACGACTCACCTGTGAGCGCCGTCCCTCAGTTGTCTCCACCTGACACGGTCACCCAGAACGGGGACATTCCCCTCACACAG TTCCTGACTCAGCGGCCCCCTccgcctcctccgcctcctccacccCAGGTGAATGGGTCAGACTCCTCTCCGTTCACAAAATTAACAAACGGGACAACAGTGCCAGTGACCATAACAAACTCCCGCCCTTCTACCGGACAGGTCAAG TCTCAGTCTAAGACGAGTTCAGACCGTCCTTCACACAGATCCAAGAAAGCAAAGGACAGCAAGCCCAAG GTGAAGAAGCTGAAGTACCACCAGTACATCCCTCCGGATCAGAAAGCAGACAAAGAGCAGCCGCCTGCGATGGACTCATCTTACGCTAAGCttcttcatcagcagcagctcttccTGCAGCTGCAGATCCTCAACCAGCAACAGCAGCACTACAACTACCACACCATCCTGCCTGCCCCTCCCAA gcCACTGACGGAGCAGCCTCCCACGACCACTTCCGGCCCTTCCCCCTCCCGCAGCGCTCCCACGACTACCACCCCCGCCACCTTCAATCAGAGCGGGAGTGCCCGTCAGAGCCAAACTGCAGTGGGCGGAGCTAAACCAGTCAGTCTGCCTGCCAACCTGGATGAGTTCAAG GTCGCTGAGCTGAAACAGGAATTGAAACTGCGTGGTCTGACCGTCTCAGGCACCAAGAACGATCTCATTGAGCGGCTTCGCAACTACCAGGAGCAAAACGGCAGCAACGCGGCAGCTTTGAAAAATGGCACATCACAGCCCAGCCATCAGGTCACGACCTCGGCTGCTGGCACTGTCACTTCCTCTCCCGCCATAACAACCACACCTGAGCACCAACCAGATGGAGGGTTTAGGTTATCTCTATCATCCCTGGCTCAGGTGGTTCCAGGGCGGGTCATGAGGTTTGGCAGCACCAGCTCCAGCCCTCCCGTGTCACCTTCTCCGTCTGAGAGGTCTTTGGCCGGGATGAGTCCTGATGAGACGAGCTGTAACGGGGACATGTTCGGAGAGATG GTGAGCTCTCCCCTTACCCAGCTCACCCTGCACCCGTCTCCCCAGCACCCATCCAACGTCGCTCCGCTCTCCCAGTCTCTCTCCAACGTCAAAGAGGAGATCCAgagctcctgcagcctctcTAGGCCATCCCCCTCCTCAAGTCAGCCTCCAGAGCCTCAGCCTGGAGTTGCCATGGACACCATGGACAAAGACCAGATGCTGCAGGAGAAGGACAAACAGATTGAGGAGCTAACCAGGATGCTGCGTCAGAAGCAGAGGCTGGTGGAGACGCTGCGGTCACAGCTGGAGCAGGGCAAGATGTCGGGTGCAATAGTGATAGCAGGAGGGGACAAGAGCAAAACACCCAGAGATGTTAAACTTCAAACTCTAATAAAAGCCTCTGCCATTCAGCCCCCTGTTTTCCCTAACGGCATTGTGGTGAAGGTGAAGAAGGAGGTGGAGCCTGAAGAGCGGATGGAGGGAGTGACAGAGGAGGAACAGGCGAAGAAACCAGAGCAGCCGATGCAGTGCTCTCAGGAGACCCTCGTCCGGCTGCAGCAGATCCACCGGCTGCAAGTCCAACAGGCCGAACAGCAGAAACAGACGCTGCAGCAGAGTCCCACACAGAAAGTAGCCGAGGCAAAGACAAGCCCTCAAAAGCTGCAACAGCAGAAGAAAGAAGCTCAAATCCTgctccatcagcagcagcaactgCAGCAGCTCATCATCCAGCAGACCcaacagaaacagctgcagGCCCAGCAGAAGTTAGTGCAGCAGAAACTCGCCCAGCAGAAGCTCAGTCAGCAGAAactgcagctgctcaaacagACTCAAGGGCAGGTCCAGCAGAAGAACCAGGTCCAACTGAAGCAGGTTCAGGTGCAGATCCAGAAGTCTCCGGGGAACCcagtgcagcagaggaagcAGCTGAAGGCTCAGCACAGGAGGCAGCAGACTGCAGCAGTCACCACACAACAG gTGACCCCTGTCGTCATCAACCAACAAAATGGCACTCAGATCCACACTCAGGCCATTTCATTAGATCTCCTCAAGGCCAACGGTGCGCCAACACTCGTCACCGACAGCAATGGAAACCACTACCTGATCGCCCTCACCAGTAACACCCCAGATGGTCAGAACGGCGTGTCCTCACTGGCCAAAACAAATGGACGCATCACACTGCAG AGATTGCAGTCGACTCCGAGTAAACTGCCCAGCACtgaaagcaaatcaaaagagcaGCCAGAGGCGGAGCCTGTGAGCCAAGCAAACAAAAAG GGACAGAAGGCGGGGCTTCACCTGGACACCAATGGTTCGCCCCAACCCAGCCTATCAGCCACCGCTCCGCCCAACCTGCAGCCTTTCTTTGACGACGTGTCAGACAGTGAAAGCCAAAGCAGCTTACTGTCATCTCTGAAG agagaggaggtgtgtCCGCCTTATGACCGGCACACACTCTtcacccctccctctcccaAACCCAACACCTCCCTTCCTGCTCAACGCTCCAAA GAGAATGGTGTGAACAGTCAGCAGATGGATGACCTGTTTGACATCTTGCTGAAGAGTGGag AAATCTCCGGCTTCAAGTCCAACCCTGACCCCTCCCTCACCCCACTCTCTGACCCGCCTTCACCTGCTTCTCCCCCATcccccctccatctctcccctcccacccccacacagcccctcctctcccctcagcCCTCTGTAGGCGAGCCCTGCACAGGCAgtgcccgcctggaggacttcCTGGAGAGCACCACTGGCGCCCCGCTGCTGGGGGTGGAGCCTGACGGCGGCCTGACGCTGATCGACGACCTCCACAGCCAGATGCTGAGCACGCACAGCATCCTGGACCACGCCCCTTCCCCCATGGACACTTCCGACCTGGGCTTCTCCCCTCACTCTACGGGGCTGGACTTCGGTGACCCCACCTTGGACAGCATGGACTGGCTTGATATCTCCATGGTGGGAAGCAGCGGTGTAGGGAGCGGGGGCAgcggaggggggagaggaggaagaggaggggaggtcGCTGGTGACGGAGATGGAGGGACGAGCCTGACCCCGCTGGCGCCACACACTCCACCCAGCGTCTTCTCGGCCGACTTTCTGGACAGCACGGACCTGCAGCTACACTGGGAGTCATGTCTGTAG
- the mrtfab gene encoding myocardin related transcription factor Ab isoform X4 — protein MIMLDTNHCLSFEPSPPGSPPMGDDIEKAGLAMDHDRHVYHSLKEGGRSGSALSDETHVLQLKLLQRRTREELVSQGIMPPLKSPAAFHEQRRSLERARTEDYLKRKIRSRPERSELVRMHILEETSAEPSLQAKQLQLKRARLADDLNDKISHRPGPIELVHKNILSVTCTVHSPLAEGESSSLDEDSSDALSPDQLTNHDSPVSAVPQLSPPDTVTQNGDIPLTQFLTQRPPPPPPPPPPQVNGSDSSPFTKLTNGTTVPVTITNSRPSTGQVKSQSKTSSDRPSHRSKKAKDSKPKVKKLKYHQYIPPDQKADKEQPPAMDSSYAKLLHQQQLFLQLQILNQQQQHYNYHTILPAPPKPLTEQPPTTTSGPSPSRSAPTTTTPATFNQSGSARQSQTAVGGAKPVSLPANLDEFKVAELKQELKLRGLTVSGTKNDLIERLRNYQEQNGSNAAALKNGTSQPSHQVTTSAAGTVTSSPAITTTPEHQPDGGFRLSLSSLAQVVPGRVMRFGSTSSSPPVSPSPSERSLAGMSPDETSCNGDMFGEMVSSPLTQLTLHPSPQHPSNVAPLSQSLSNVKEEIQSSCSLSRPSPSSSQPPEPQPGVAMDTMDKDQMLQEKDKQIEELTRMLRQKQRLVETLRSQLEQGKMSGAIVIAGGDKSKTPRDVKLQTLIKASAIQPPVFPNGIVVKVKKEVEPEERMEGVTEEEQAKKPEQPMQCSQETLVRLQQIHRLQVQQAEQQKQTLQQSPTQKVAEAKTSPQKLQQQKKEAQILLHQQQQLQQLIIQQTQQKQLQAQQKLVQQKLAQQKLSQQKLQLLKQTQGQVQQKNQVQLKQVQVQIQKSPGNPVQQRKQLKAQHRRQQTAAVTTQQVTPVVINQQNGTQIHTQAISLDLLKANGAPTLVTDSNGNHYLIALTSNTPDGQNGVSSLAKTNGRITLQRLQSTPSKLPSTESKSKEQPEAEPVSQANKKGQKAGLHLDTNGSPQPSLSATAPPNLQPFFDDVSDSESQSSLLSSLKREEVCPPYDRHTLFTPPSPKPNTSLPAQRSKQENGVNSQQMDDLFDILLKSGEISGFKSNPDPSLTPLSDPPSPASPPSPLHLSPPTPTQPLLSPQPSVGEPCTGSARLEDFLESTTGAPLLGVEPDGGLTLIDDLHSQMLSTHSILDHAPSPMDTSDLGFSPHSTGLDFGDPTLDSMDWLDISMVGSSGVGSGGSGGGRGGRGGEVAGDGDGGTSLTPLAPHTPPSVFSADFLDSTDLQLHWESCL, from the exons caCTGAAGAGCCCGGCAGCCTTTCACGAACAGCGGAGGAGTCTGGAGCGAGCAAGG ACCGAGGACTATCTGAAGAGGAAGATCAGGAGTCGACCTGAGCGCTCTGAACTGGTCAGGATGCACATTTTGGAGG AGACGTCTGCAGAGCCGTCCCTGCAGGCCAAGCAGCTGCAGCTGAAGCGGGCACGACTGGCCGACGACCTCAACGACAAAATCTCCCACAGACCAGGTCCCATTGAACTGGTTCACAAGAACATCCTGTCGGTTACCTGCACTGTGCACTCACCACTGG CTGAAGGAGAGAGCTCGTCTTTAGATGAAGACAGCAGCGACGCACTTTCCCCGGACCAGCTAACCAATCACGACTCACCTGTGAGCGCCGTCCCTCAGTTGTCTCCACCTGACACGGTCACCCAGAACGGGGACATTCCCCTCACACAG TTCCTGACTCAGCGGCCCCCTccgcctcctccgcctcctccacccCAGGTGAATGGGTCAGACTCCTCTCCGTTCACAAAATTAACAAACGGGACAACAGTGCCAGTGACCATAACAAACTCCCGCCCTTCTACCGGACAGGTCAAG TCTCAGTCTAAGACGAGTTCAGACCGTCCTTCACACAGATCCAAGAAAGCAAAGGACAGCAAGCCCAAG GTGAAGAAGCTGAAGTACCACCAGTACATCCCTCCGGATCAGAAAGCAGACAAAGAGCAGCCGCCTGCGATGGACTCATCTTACGCTAAGCttcttcatcagcagcagctcttccTGCAGCTGCAGATCCTCAACCAGCAACAGCAGCACTACAACTACCACACCATCCTGCCTGCCCCTCCCAA gcCACTGACGGAGCAGCCTCCCACGACCACTTCCGGCCCTTCCCCCTCCCGCAGCGCTCCCACGACTACCACCCCCGCCACCTTCAATCAGAGCGGGAGTGCCCGTCAGAGCCAAACTGCAGTGGGCGGAGCTAAACCAGTCAGTCTGCCTGCCAACCTGGATGAGTTCAAG GTCGCTGAGCTGAAACAGGAATTGAAACTGCGTGGTCTGACCGTCTCAGGCACCAAGAACGATCTCATTGAGCGGCTTCGCAACTACCAGGAGCAAAACGGCAGCAACGCGGCAGCTTTGAAAAATGGCACATCACAGCCCAGCCATCAGGTCACGACCTCGGCTGCTGGCACTGTCACTTCCTCTCCCGCCATAACAACCACACCTGAGCACCAACCAGATGGAGGGTTTAGGTTATCTCTATCATCCCTGGCTCAGGTGGTTCCAGGGCGGGTCATGAGGTTTGGCAGCACCAGCTCCAGCCCTCCCGTGTCACCTTCTCCGTCTGAGAGGTCTTTGGCCGGGATGAGTCCTGATGAGACGAGCTGTAACGGGGACATGTTCGGAGAGATG GTGAGCTCTCCCCTTACCCAGCTCACCCTGCACCCGTCTCCCCAGCACCCATCCAACGTCGCTCCGCTCTCCCAGTCTCTCTCCAACGTCAAAGAGGAGATCCAgagctcctgcagcctctcTAGGCCATCCCCCTCCTCAAGTCAGCCTCCAGAGCCTCAGCCTGGAGTTGCCATGGACACCATGGACAAAGACCAGATGCTGCAGGAGAAGGACAAACAGATTGAGGAGCTAACCAGGATGCTGCGTCAGAAGCAGAGGCTGGTGGAGACGCTGCGGTCACAGCTGGAGCAGGGCAAGATGTCGGGTGCAATAGTGATAGCAGGAGGGGACAAGAGCAAAACACCCAGAGATGTTAAACTTCAAACTCTAATAAAAGCCTCTGCCATTCAGCCCCCTGTTTTCCCTAACGGCATTGTGGTGAAGGTGAAGAAGGAGGTGGAGCCTGAAGAGCGGATGGAGGGAGTGACAGAGGAGGAACAGGCGAAGAAACCAGAGCAGCCGATGCAGTGCTCTCAGGAGACCCTCGTCCGGCTGCAGCAGATCCACCGGCTGCAAGTCCAACAGGCCGAACAGCAGAAACAGACGCTGCAGCAGAGTCCCACACAGAAAGTAGCCGAGGCAAAGACAAGCCCTCAAAAGCTGCAACAGCAGAAGAAAGAAGCTCAAATCCTgctccatcagcagcagcaactgCAGCAGCTCATCATCCAGCAGACCcaacagaaacagctgcagGCCCAGCAGAAGTTAGTGCAGCAGAAACTCGCCCAGCAGAAGCTCAGTCAGCAGAAactgcagctgctcaaacagACTCAAGGGCAGGTCCAGCAGAAGAACCAGGTCCAACTGAAGCAGGTTCAGGTGCAGATCCAGAAGTCTCCGGGGAACCcagtgcagcagaggaagcAGCTGAAGGCTCAGCACAGGAGGCAGCAGACTGCAGCAGTCACCACACAACAG gTGACCCCTGTCGTCATCAACCAACAAAATGGCACTCAGATCCACACTCAGGCCATTTCATTAGATCTCCTCAAGGCCAACGGTGCGCCAACACTCGTCACCGACAGCAATGGAAACCACTACCTGATCGCCCTCACCAGTAACACCCCAGATGGTCAGAACGGCGTGTCCTCACTGGCCAAAACAAATGGACGCATCACACTGCAG AGATTGCAGTCGACTCCGAGTAAACTGCCCAGCACtgaaagcaaatcaaaagagcaGCCAGAGGCGGAGCCTGTGAGCCAAGCAAACAAAAAG GGACAGAAGGCGGGGCTTCACCTGGACACCAATGGTTCGCCCCAACCCAGCCTATCAGCCACCGCTCCGCCCAACCTGCAGCCTTTCTTTGACGACGTGTCAGACAGTGAAAGCCAAAGCAGCTTACTGTCATCTCTGAAG agagaggaggtgtgtCCGCCTTATGACCGGCACACACTCTtcacccctccctctcccaAACCCAACACCTCCCTTCCTGCTCAACGCTCCAAA CAGGAGAATGGTGTGAACAGTCAGCAGATGGATGACCTGTTTGACATCTTGCTGAAGAGTGGag AAATCTCCGGCTTCAAGTCCAACCCTGACCCCTCCCTCACCCCACTCTCTGACCCGCCTTCACCTGCTTCTCCCCCATcccccctccatctctcccctcccacccccacacagcccctcctctcccctcagcCCTCTGTAGGCGAGCCCTGCACAGGCAgtgcccgcctggaggacttcCTGGAGAGCACCACTGGCGCCCCGCTGCTGGGGGTGGAGCCTGACGGCGGCCTGACGCTGATCGACGACCTCCACAGCCAGATGCTGAGCACGCACAGCATCCTGGACCACGCCCCTTCCCCCATGGACACTTCCGACCTGGGCTTCTCCCCTCACTCTACGGGGCTGGACTTCGGTGACCCCACCTTGGACAGCATGGACTGGCTTGATATCTCCATGGTGGGAAGCAGCGGTGTAGGGAGCGGGGGCAgcggaggggggagaggaggaagaggaggggaggtcGCTGGTGACGGAGATGGAGGGACGAGCCTGACCCCGCTGGCGCCACACACTCCACCCAGCGTCTTCTCGGCCGACTTTCTGGACAGCACGGACCTGCAGCTACACTGGGAGTCATGTCTGTAG
- the mrtfab gene encoding myocardin related transcription factor Ab isoform X7, whose translation MIFSPSGLSVTMATLHPQQGQELSPGSMEVAGAPGLIPSPQSEAVAHELQELSLQPPPNELPLQERKNVLQLKLLQRRTREELVSQGIMPPLKSPAAFHEQRRSLERARTEDYLKRKIRSRPERSELVRMHILEETSAEPSLQAKQLQLKRARLADDLNDKISHRPGPIELVHKNILSVTCTVHSPLAEGESSSLDEDSSDALSPDQLTNHDSPVSAVPQLSPPDTVTQNGDIPLTQFLTQRPPPPPPPPPPQVNGSDSSPFTKLTNGTTVPVTITNSRPSTGQVKSQSKTSSDRPSHRSKKAKDSKPKVKKLKYHQYIPPDQKADKEQPPAMDSSYAKLLHQQQLFLQLQILNQQQQHYNYHTILPAPPKPLTEQPPTTTSGPSPSRSAPTTTTPATFNQSGSARQSQTAVGGAKPVSLPANLDEFKVAELKQELKLRGLTVSGTKNDLIERLRNYQEQNGSNAAALKNGTSQPSHQVTTSAAGTVTSSPAITTTPEHQPDGGFRLSLSSLAQVVPGRVMRFGSTSSSPPVSPSPSERSLAGMSPDETSCNGDMFGEMVSSPLTQLTLHPSPQHPSNVAPLSQSLSNVKEEIQSSCSLSRPSPSSSQPPEPQPGVAMDTMDKDQMLQEKDKQIEELTRMLRQKQRLVETLRSQLEQGKMSGAIVIAGGDKSKTPRDVKLQTLIKASAIQPPVFPNGIVVKVKKEVEPEERMEGVTEEEQAKKPEQPMQCSQETLVRLQQIHRLQVQQAEQQKQTLQQSPTQKVAEAKTSPQKLQQQKKEAQILLHQQQQLQQLIIQQTQQKQLQAQQKLVQQKLAQQKLSQQKLQLLKQTQGQVQQKNQVQLKQVQVQIQKSPGNPVQQRKQLKAQHRRQQTAAVTTQQVTPVVINQQNGTQIHTQAISLDLLKANGAPTLVTDSNGNHYLIALTSNTPDGQNGVSSLAKTNGRITLQRLQSTPSKLPSTESKSKEQPEAEPVSQANKKGQKAGLHLDTNGSPQPSLSATAPPNLQPFFDDVSDSESQSSLLSSLKENGVNSQQMDDLFDILLKSGEISGFKSNPDPSLTPLSDPPSPASPPSPLHLSPPTPTQPLLSPQPSVGEPCTGSARLEDFLESTTGAPLLGVEPDGGLTLIDDLHSQMLSTHSILDHAPSPMDTSDLGFSPHSTGLDFGDPTLDSMDWLDISMVGSSGVGSGGSGGGRGGRGGEVAGDGDGGTSLTPLAPHTPPSVFSADFLDSTDLQLHWESCL comes from the exons caCTGAAGAGCCCGGCAGCCTTTCACGAACAGCGGAGGAGTCTGGAGCGAGCAAGG ACCGAGGACTATCTGAAGAGGAAGATCAGGAGTCGACCTGAGCGCTCTGAACTGGTCAGGATGCACATTTTGGAGG AGACGTCTGCAGAGCCGTCCCTGCAGGCCAAGCAGCTGCAGCTGAAGCGGGCACGACTGGCCGACGACCTCAACGACAAAATCTCCCACAGACCAGGTCCCATTGAACTGGTTCACAAGAACATCCTGTCGGTTACCTGCACTGTGCACTCACCACTGG CTGAAGGAGAGAGCTCGTCTTTAGATGAAGACAGCAGCGACGCACTTTCCCCGGACCAGCTAACCAATCACGACTCACCTGTGAGCGCCGTCCCTCAGTTGTCTCCACCTGACACGGTCACCCAGAACGGGGACATTCCCCTCACACAG TTCCTGACTCAGCGGCCCCCTccgcctcctccgcctcctccacccCAGGTGAATGGGTCAGACTCCTCTCCGTTCACAAAATTAACAAACGGGACAACAGTGCCAGTGACCATAACAAACTCCCGCCCTTCTACCGGACAGGTCAAG TCTCAGTCTAAGACGAGTTCAGACCGTCCTTCACACAGATCCAAGAAAGCAAAGGACAGCAAGCCCAAG GTGAAGAAGCTGAAGTACCACCAGTACATCCCTCCGGATCAGAAAGCAGACAAAGAGCAGCCGCCTGCGATGGACTCATCTTACGCTAAGCttcttcatcagcagcagctcttccTGCAGCTGCAGATCCTCAACCAGCAACAGCAGCACTACAACTACCACACCATCCTGCCTGCCCCTCCCAA gcCACTGACGGAGCAGCCTCCCACGACCACTTCCGGCCCTTCCCCCTCCCGCAGCGCTCCCACGACTACCACCCCCGCCACCTTCAATCAGAGCGGGAGTGCCCGTCAGAGCCAAACTGCAGTGGGCGGAGCTAAACCAGTCAGTCTGCCTGCCAACCTGGATGAGTTCAAG GTCGCTGAGCTGAAACAGGAATTGAAACTGCGTGGTCTGACCGTCTCAGGCACCAAGAACGATCTCATTGAGCGGCTTCGCAACTACCAGGAGCAAAACGGCAGCAACGCGGCAGCTTTGAAAAATGGCACATCACAGCCCAGCCATCAGGTCACGACCTCGGCTGCTGGCACTGTCACTTCCTCTCCCGCCATAACAACCACACCTGAGCACCAACCAGATGGAGGGTTTAGGTTATCTCTATCATCCCTGGCTCAGGTGGTTCCAGGGCGGGTCATGAGGTTTGGCAGCACCAGCTCCAGCCCTCCCGTGTCACCTTCTCCGTCTGAGAGGTCTTTGGCCGGGATGAGTCCTGATGAGACGAGCTGTAACGGGGACATGTTCGGAGAGATG GTGAGCTCTCCCCTTACCCAGCTCACCCTGCACCCGTCTCCCCAGCACCCATCCAACGTCGCTCCGCTCTCCCAGTCTCTCTCCAACGTCAAAGAGGAGATCCAgagctcctgcagcctctcTAGGCCATCCCCCTCCTCAAGTCAGCCTCCAGAGCCTCAGCCTGGAGTTGCCATGGACACCATGGACAAAGACCAGATGCTGCAGGAGAAGGACAAACAGATTGAGGAGCTAACCAGGATGCTGCGTCAGAAGCAGAGGCTGGTGGAGACGCTGCGGTCACAGCTGGAGCAGGGCAAGATGTCGGGTGCAATAGTGATAGCAGGAGGGGACAAGAGCAAAACACCCAGAGATGTTAAACTTCAAACTCTAATAAAAGCCTCTGCCATTCAGCCCCCTGTTTTCCCTAACGGCATTGTGGTGAAGGTGAAGAAGGAGGTGGAGCCTGAAGAGCGGATGGAGGGAGTGACAGAGGAGGAACAGGCGAAGAAACCAGAGCAGCCGATGCAGTGCTCTCAGGAGACCCTCGTCCGGCTGCAGCAGATCCACCGGCTGCAAGTCCAACAGGCCGAACAGCAGAAACAGACGCTGCAGCAGAGTCCCACACAGAAAGTAGCCGAGGCAAAGACAAGCCCTCAAAAGCTGCAACAGCAGAAGAAAGAAGCTCAAATCCTgctccatcagcagcagcaactgCAGCAGCTCATCATCCAGCAGACCcaacagaaacagctgcagGCCCAGCAGAAGTTAGTGCAGCAGAAACTCGCCCAGCAGAAGCTCAGTCAGCAGAAactgcagctgctcaaacagACTCAAGGGCAGGTCCAGCAGAAGAACCAGGTCCAACTGAAGCAGGTTCAGGTGCAGATCCAGAAGTCTCCGGGGAACCcagtgcagcagaggaagcAGCTGAAGGCTCAGCACAGGAGGCAGCAGACTGCAGCAGTCACCACACAACAG gTGACCCCTGTCGTCATCAACCAACAAAATGGCACTCAGATCCACACTCAGGCCATTTCATTAGATCTCCTCAAGGCCAACGGTGCGCCAACACTCGTCACCGACAGCAATGGAAACCACTACCTGATCGCCCTCACCAGTAACACCCCAGATGGTCAGAACGGCGTGTCCTCACTGGCCAAAACAAATGGACGCATCACACTGCAG AGATTGCAGTCGACTCCGAGTAAACTGCCCAGCACtgaaagcaaatcaaaagagcaGCCAGAGGCGGAGCCTGTGAGCCAAGCAAACAAAAAG GGACAGAAGGCGGGGCTTCACCTGGACACCAATGGTTCGCCCCAACCCAGCCTATCAGCCACCGCTCCGCCCAACCTGCAGCCTTTCTTTGACGACGTGTCAGACAGTGAAAGCCAAAGCAGCTTACTGTCATCTCTGAAG GAGAATGGTGTGAACAGTCAGCAGATGGATGACCTGTTTGACATCTTGCTGAAGAGTGGag AAATCTCCGGCTTCAAGTCCAACCCTGACCCCTCCCTCACCCCACTCTCTGACCCGCCTTCACCTGCTTCTCCCCCATcccccctccatctctcccctcccacccccacacagcccctcctctcccctcagcCCTCTGTAGGCGAGCCCTGCACAGGCAgtgcccgcctggaggacttcCTGGAGAGCACCACTGGCGCCCCGCTGCTGGGGGTGGAGCCTGACGGCGGCCTGACGCTGATCGACGACCTCCACAGCCAGATGCTGAGCACGCACAGCATCCTGGACCACGCCCCTTCCCCCATGGACACTTCCGACCTGGGCTTCTCCCCTCACTCTACGGGGCTGGACTTCGGTGACCCCACCTTGGACAGCATGGACTGGCTTGATATCTCCATGGTGGGAAGCAGCGGTGTAGGGAGCGGGGGCAgcggaggggggagaggaggaagaggaggggaggtcGCTGGTGACGGAGATGGAGGGACGAGCCTGACCCCGCTGGCGCCACACACTCCACCCAGCGTCTTCTCGGCCGACTTTCTGGACAGCACGGACCTGCAGCTACACTGGGAGTCATGTCTGTAG